The segment GCAACACCCTCTTGATTGAATTGTGTGGGAAAAATTGTGCATGGGCATACTGTTTATGATCATTGAGCATATAAAATGACcagatatttttctgttttagaaGGCAGGTATTGAGAAGGATGAGTGTTTAAACACAGAGGCAGCCGATGATCCCTTTGTTCCCACGGTCACTGCTGTAGCTTCTGCTCCAGACCTGAAGTGGATGGTCCTGTCGACGGACATCTCTTCAGTGTCACCCTGCAGCGCTGCGAGAGATGAAAGACCCCAGAGCACATCTCGCTCCAAAGACAACTCGAAGGCTACTCGAAAGACTTTCACATGCAGGAAAAAGGGGACGAAAGAGCAGgtagttatgtatttttaagGTTTTCAGAATTTGGCAAGAGATTTCTCCATGATTTCACATTCAGCAGGCTTTAACATGTatgtgtgctcgtgtgtgtgtggatgcgTGCGCGGTTTAGCTTTCGCCAGAGGAAGAAGAGAGGAAGCGAATCAGAAGAGAGAGGAACAAACTTGCAGCTGCCAAGTGTCGAAATCGCAGACGAGAACTGACCAACACTCTCCAAGCAGTAAGTTTACAAATCAACGCATGTGATTGTGTGGCGATAACCTTTGAGATTCTGCATGACATTGTTAAACACTTCGTGTTTTCAGGAAACCGACAGTCTTGAGGAAGACAAAGCAGCTCTGAAGTCCGAGATCGCCAGTCttttaaaggagaaaaaaaGTCTGGAGCTCATTCTTTCTGCTCACAAACCCCACTGTAAAATCTCAGAGGACACAGAAGGAGAAACAGAGGAGAAAATTCTAGCTCAGGAGGAGCAGACACCCCCTCACTCCCCAGACACCACCCTAGAACCTAACCAGGTGCCCAACAGCCCCCAGCAAGAAGAACCCCCATGCACTGCCATTTTCGGGGACTCTGATGTCCTGCTGTGCTCCAGTGCAGAACTGGGAGCCGTTGAGGTGGAACCTTACATTGATATGAGGGATGTATCCATGGAAGACATAAGCGATGTGATTGACAGCAGTGATGACATGGATCTGTTGGTGCCGGATATCGATCTCACAAGCTCTCTGGGTTTGAGCGAATGGGAAACCCTGTACATGTCAATGGGAGGCGGGTTAGAACCCGTCTCCTCTCTGACATGTAGCCCCACCTgtagcagcagcagcagcagcaacacTGTGCCTGTTTTCAACTTCAACAGTGCAGATTTGGAGAAACATGAGAGCAACAAAGAGGGCTTGAGCAAGTCTAATGCTGCCAAAGAAATCTTGATGAAATTATGAAAAAGGGAATATGTCAATGATGTGAAACCCCTTACCCGCAGCTGTTGAGGAACCGAAAAAACCctaatgcaaaatgtttaaaatatgggATCAACAGTTCAGAATATGGTGAATGCTGtgtgaaaaaaagtattttaaagacATACAATGTAATGTGATCATAACATCCACTGAAGTCACTTGTGTACCAGATGTTGCTTCCAGATGTTACAAGTATTGTTGTTCATTTGAAAGACATGCTTATGAACGATTTCATGCACTTTTGTACCTGTTGGTACGTGTAACTGTATCAGGTGATTTTGTGCTGTACTGTGCAATGTGTTACACAGTGTCTAAGTGTGTGACTAGCTGAATAACAGCTTGTATTTTGTGgtattgttaaaatgtggtcCTGAACATGGTGGCAAAAAATCTATCGACTCCTTTAACATTATGCATATTGCTCTTCCTGCTTCCCTTTCGGTGGTCTCGCATGCATCTTATTAACGAAGAAAAAAACaagggaaaaaataaagaaaaatgtgtggAGTGTTGCATATCTTGCTTTATTTATGGCGAGCGAGTTGTcaaatttctgtcaataaagaacaaacatgtaaaatgtCCACGCGaaaaagcacctttatttgttGCACACCGATCGTTTTAACAGCGCCTACACAGCACTCCCGCGCATCTGTACGTGCCTTGCGTCACGTCGTTCTTTTCACGCGAACCCATATCATCGCGCTCGGTTTACTAAAAGTGTATATTTTCTAAGGTATTTGTGTATCGATTCGACCCGTAGCAATTTGTCGATACTGGCACTGCTACCACGGTCGGAATGTTTCCCTCTCCGCCCGGTACGTAACGTAAAGAGCATGACGTCAGTGCGTATTTCTACGCAGGCGGCTTTTTTCACTCGGCTTTCCGTGCCCAAATTTGGAAATGTAACGCGATGTTGTTCTGTCGCTATGGAAACACCAGTGTCTCGTTTCGCCAgtgaaaggagagagagagagaggggaggggCAGGGGAGAGACATCTCGGTAGTTTACGGGAACTGGataagcttctgctaaatggaTAGACAAACGaatacatttactttatatCGCATTTACCGTTATTAAACAATAGACATGTGTCTTATGTTTTAATTTGGCCACCAAATGTAGCCTATATTTAAAGCGTTTATTGTCATTTAGCGGTAGTTTTTATTCATGGCCACATGGTCGAGGAGTTTATAACAAACAAAGCGCgtgttttagcatttattttccttatttatgttatatttgcactgataaaatgtattattattatacaaaaacattataaaacattgtGTGGCTAATCTCTTGTGCATACAAGTAGCCACTACTAGCAGTGCGAACTGTTAATTAGTTAAAAGCGGTACATAAATCaagttgacttgacttgacttacATTAAATGCATAAACACTGTGTTCTTCGTTAATCTTATAAATGCTGATTTCGAAAAACCTGTAGTAATTAACTTGTTCTTCTTTTATGTACACCTTATCAATCATTGGAGtccaaaatattaaacaacatattttttatttggcctattaatgcttttttttttaataagttataGAAGGCTTTGTATGATGCTTTTTATACAAACAGATTCACTGGAGCAAGCATGCACTCCACAAATGTGAGCAAAATCTGGTGATCCATGCAATTCTATCATGATTTGAGAATGCTCCGAAGAGCATCTTGTGTGCTTCAATGCAAGCAAGACAATCTGACCTTTTGTCTGAGTTAAGATGGGCAGCATCACACATTTGCTTATATATGATTAATGGCCAAAATAGTGCTTAATCTTACATGTTGACATTTAATTTGTGTCAAAATAACAATTGTATTTGGACCCAAAGATATATTGATGATTCACTGTTGTAAACACATGTCAGAAATTCGTAGATTATTGATACAGTGACATATTCTGTActtgttatataaaatattacatagAGTGTAAAATGATTAGTCAACATGTTCTGAGGCTAATGAGTCTGCTGAGTTAAAACTGGcagcaaaaacaaaaccaacTTCCCCTTCATTCTTGACAAATTCAGGATGTCATTTTAATATACCATGATTCACATATCATACAGATATACTTTATTCAAATAAAGCAATTTAACATAACAAATCAGCagacataatgtaaataaaataaaattgtattaaccCTATTTAGGTGACATGCTTTCACTCATGCTTTTACAGAAACTATCTATTCTATTATTAAGTTTACTGTTACAAATACAGCAATCTGGACTACAGCTCTGTCTATCAAATGTCTCTTCAGTTCCCAACGCATAATGcatcaaaataaatcattaagtcagaattcaaatatatttgaCCTCCTGTGCATTTTCAAATGACTGTCTTTCCAACTGTGTCATATTTCCGAAAAGTTGGAACAATGTCTGGCTGCTGTTTTCTCACTTTGAGTTGATCAGAAATAACTGTTCATCATTAtgtagtgtttatttttatgattgtCAGACGCAGAAGTGCCTTAGTCAGCATTGCTCATCAGGTGCTGAACATGAACATCCTTCCACAGATGCAGGAACATTCCTGTGATAAAGAAAAGTAAACCTTCAATTATAGCTTTATAGCTAGATAGTTCTGATTGAGCTGTGTTTTAAAATGGATCAAATTCTGATCAATGCACATAACTTGGCAGaagaatttatttttatctataaataaatgtaacttttaataaaaaattaaaaggcAGTCAATTCATTACTGTATCAGTTGCTACtattaaacaaagaaataagTTATTTGAGGCCATACTTTGCAGTGGTTTTATTGTAGGTAATGagatttaaccatgttttttaatgCGTCTGTGTGACAAAGACCTAAAATTCAATGACACAATTAACTTctcttaaattacatttaactaTAGACTGAAAATTCTAGACTTCATGAATCCTGATGACTGTACCTATGATACAATAAAGATGTCGGATAACCAATCTAGAAGAGGAAGTGTGTCTGTGACTGTAAGGTGATTATGTCTGCGGTATGTCTAAAATTGTTACTGTTTCAGTGCACACAAAAAGATCCACTCAAGTCTGTTGTGTTTAATCTGTCATAAGAGATCCGCGTATGCTCATTTTATAGGTGAATGCCTTTCTCACATTGGTTTGATATAAGAGAGATGATATACAGTCACCCTGtcattattgtaaaataaaacctgaCGTAAGGTGGAGATGACTTTATATGATTTGGCATGGCCATGTATAACGTACGTGAAATGTTGCCGGTCGTTAAATTGTGTCTTAtctttgaaaatataacaacCATGAATACCACGAGAAGCTGTATTTAAACAGACAAACCACAATTAAATACAACTATTGTAGCATAGAGGTCCTCACGACAAAAAAAGGCATAATTGTACATTTCTACTGGCTTAAAATATAGAGCACAGCTGTACTTGTTttgagcttttttttttaaacttttctttCCATATTAATGGAACTAGACaagttttatatacagtatatgaggTCAGCTATAGTATGTCTCTCTCATAGATGTAGCTTAACATATTAtctgcaggaaaacttaagggACTCCACCCAtcaataaaaatgctgtcatgaattaccccccccccccagttattccaaacctgcattCATCTATTTGAAGATTTATactaagaaaaatatttggaaaatgttaccaactgacatttctgggacatcatttaCAACTATTATAAATGGTAATCAAAGGTGCCATAGCAATATTTGCTTTCCTTAATTCctcaaaataaatcattttgtgttcaacaaaacacaatacaataatTTTTCCCATGGTAGTGAATGAATAACAGAAATGCATACAGATTAGGAACAATTtaaggctgagtaaatgatgacagaatattgggtggagtatccctttaaatgactAACCTAGCGAAAAATAGCAAGACAGTCAGTTATAAACGTGGATTATGTGTCGATCAAAGGTTTGTCAACAGTGGCTGTATAGATCAGTTCTCCTCAAGTTCACACAGGTGCGTATTAT is part of the Triplophysa dalaica isolate WHDGS20190420 chromosome 13, ASM1584641v1, whole genome shotgun sequence genome and harbors:
- the si:ch211-153j24.3 gene encoding protein c-Fos isoform X1 translates to MPKNVYACRSVSQVSAEEELHASDPQMKDTQKAGIEKDECLNTEAADDPFVPTVTAVASAPDLKWMVLSTDISSVSPCSAARDERPQSTSRSKDNSKATRKTFTCRKKGTKEQLSPEEEERKRIRRERNKLAAAKCRNRRRELTNTLQAETDSLEEDKAALKSEIASLLKEKKSLELILSAHKPHCKISEDTEGETEEKILAQEEQTPPHSPDTTLEPNQVPNSPQQEEPPCTAIFGDSDVLLCSSAELGAVEVEPYIDMRDVSMEDISDVIDSSDDMDLLVPDIDLTSSLGLSEWETLYMSMGGGLEPVSSLTCSPTCSSSSSSNTVPVFNFNSADLEKHESNKEGLSKSNAAKEILMKL
- the si:ch211-153j24.3 gene encoding protein c-Fos isoform X2; protein product: MPKNVYACRSVSQVSAEEELHASDPQMKDTQAGIEKDECLNTEAADDPFVPTVTAVASAPDLKWMVLSTDISSVSPCSAARDERPQSTSRSKDNSKATRKTFTCRKKGTKEQLSPEEEERKRIRRERNKLAAAKCRNRRRELTNTLQAETDSLEEDKAALKSEIASLLKEKKSLELILSAHKPHCKISEDTEGETEEKILAQEEQTPPHSPDTTLEPNQVPNSPQQEEPPCTAIFGDSDVLLCSSAELGAVEVEPYIDMRDVSMEDISDVIDSSDDMDLLVPDIDLTSSLGLSEWETLYMSMGGGLEPVSSLTCSPTCSSSSSSNTVPVFNFNSADLEKHESNKEGLSKSNAAKEILMKL